AACATATTCCTTCACTGCTGCTGCCTTTCTGTTGACGAATCCTAGTCCAACGTATATTATGAGCGACGAGATAAAAAGTTCCGCCGCCACGATTGAAAGCGCGCCAGCCTCGCCGAGGTAGCCCACCAGCAGGACTATAATTATTGGCATGACGGACCTGCCCAGGCTGCCAAACGATCCGTTTACGCCCATCACGGTAGGCGCCCTTGACTTGTAGAACTTGCGCAGCACGGATGCTCCCATAGGATGGTAAAATGCAGTTCCGGAGCCGAGCAGCAGAACGCCGACTAAAATGAGCCCTATCATGTACGCGCGGAACGCAAACGAAGCGGCAAATGCCGCCATCGCAAGCCCGAGCAGGAATATTCCCAGTGCTATGAGGGCGCCCTCGTCGTGCATCCTGTCCGCGATCCTGCCTATGGGAAAGCTCAGCAGCCCGTATATCAGCTCGTAGACTACGGCAAGATAGCCAAGCAGCACAATGCTGACCCCGGGCACAAGGGCATAGTAGGTTATCAGCAGGGGATAGACAAGGAACATGCTGTCGTTTGAGAAGTGCCCGAATGCGGTAAACACCAAGGAGCGCAGCCTTTTATCCAATATTTCACCAAGGTAGTTTGCCATCGCACAAATAAAAGCCTTTTCGGATTTTGCCATGCACAGCATCTTTAAATAACATTTCTAATAAATATCAACAGGCAGCAGAGCCTGCATTGTGATGCTATGGATGTCGAAAAAGCCCTCGGGCTTATAAAAAGAAGTCCTACGGAAGAGATACTCACAGAAGACAGACTGGCCGAGGCTCTGAACTCTGGCCAGCACCTTAGGCACTACATAGGGTTCGAAATATCTGGGTTTGTGCACCTTGGCACGGGGCCGCTGAGCATGGGCAAGATAGCTGACCTGCAGGAAGCCGGAATAAAGACGTCTGTGTTTTTGGCCGACTACCATACATGGATCAACAAGAAACTGGGCGGAGACATGGACACCATAAAGAGAATTGCCAACAACTACTTCAAGGAGTCCCTAAAAGTGTCTATCAGGTCTGCGGGCGGAGACCCGGAAAAGACCGAATTCATTCTCGGGTCTGAGCTCTACGAGAAGCTCGGTCGCGACTACTTCGAAAACGTGCTAAAAGTATCTTCGACGATGTCCCTGTCCAGGGCGCGGCGCAGCACCACAGTGCTTGGCAGGAAGGAGGGCGACGACATCAGCCTGTCGCAGCTGATATACGTTCCGATGCAGGCAGCAGACATATACAGCATGAAGGTCAACATAGCACATGCTGGGATGGACCAGAGAAAGGCGCACGTGGTGGCATTGGAAAGCTCCGGAGCTTTCAGCTACAAGCCGATTGCGCTGCACCAGCATCTTCTTATGGGCATGCACATAACCGAGCAGCAGCGTCAGGAGGTAATCGCGGCAAGAGGTGCGGGCGACAGGGAAAAGGCCATAAGCACCCTGATAGACATCAAGATGTCAAAGTCCAAGCCGCAGAGCGCGATATTCATCCATGACACCGAAGACGAAATACGCAAGAAGATAGGAGAAGCGTACTGCCCGGCGGCGCAGCTGGAGATCAACCCGCTGATAGACATGGTCCGCTACATAATATGGCCGTTCCTTTCAAGGACTGGGAATTCTATAGAAATAGAGAACAAGAAGTCCGGCTCCTCGGCGTCGTTCGAAGGCATCGCCCAATTCGAGGAAGCGTTCGCTTCCGGGAAAGTGCATCCTGCTGACCTCAAGACAGCAGTTGCAGAATACCTGATAAGCATGCTGGAACCTGCAAGGAAATACTTCTCGGAAGGCCAGGGGCGCAAGTTCCTCGAGGAAATGAACGACGTAAAGATAACCAGATAGCAGCGCAGGCAGTCATTTCCGGCCCAAATAAGCAGCTTTTAATTAGTTGCCCTACAAAATTACTTGGATTGAATGATAGAAAAAACGCTCAAGATACCGCTAAAGATGGCGCTAAACGGCATAAAAATCGATTACGCGCAGGTATATGCACTGAAGATTCCTCTTACCGAGCCTTTCAATGTCGCAAACTTCAACCAGGTGGAGTACAGGGCAGTTGTGGTGGAGCTGCATTCCAAGGACTACGTTGGCTACGGCGAAGGCGCGACCTCGCCCGACGTGACAGGAGAAACCATACTCTCCGAATTCGAGAACACAAAATTCATACTTTCTGCTCTTGCAGGCAAGAACTACGAGAGCATAGAAGACCTGGTAACCCGGATGAACGGGATATTATACTCCAACACGACCGCCAAGACGGCCATAGACATGGCGGTGCACGACATATACTGCAAGGACCTCGGCATACACATTACCAAGCTGGTCGGAGGCGCGATAAAGCCGATGCTTACCAGCTACACAATTTCAATAGAGAGCCTCAAGGACAGCCTCAGGGAGGTGCTTGAATTTCAGAAGCTCGGCGTAAAACTGATAAAGGTAAAGGTCGGCACAGACATAAACTCAGACATAGAAAAAGTGAAGCTGATATCGGAGAACCTGAAGGGCGAGAAATTCTTCGTGGACGCCAACCAGGGATACAGCATATCTGATGCAGTAAAGATGGGCAAGGTGCTGGAGGAGACCAACGCCCTCTTTTTCGAGCAGCCGCTGGGCAGGGAGAACCTCACTGCGCTCAAGGAGCTCAGGAAGAAGATCAGCGTGCCCATAATGCTGGACGAGAGCATTGGCTCGCCGAACAGCGTCATCAATGCAATATTGACAGAGGCTGCAGACCTGATAAACATAAAGCTTGTAAAGGCGGGAGGCATCAGGAACGCGTTCAAGGCGCTGTCCGTAGCTCAGGCATACGGCATAGACACTATGGTGGGATGCATGGTGGAGAGCAAGCTCGGGGTCTCGGCTGCGCTTGCCGTGGCGTCTTCGCTGTCTAATGTAAAGTACAGCGACCTTGACGGAAACATAACCATAAAAAGACAGCCGTTCGAGAAGGGATTCACATTTGAGAAGGGCGCAAACACCGCGATGGCCGGATACGGCATGGCTGTGGATAAGGAAATGAAAAACTGGAAATAACCGGGGCTAAAGAATGGCGCAAACACCAAATGCACAGCGCAAGGCGCGCGGAAGGCCCGCAGCCCTGGCAATTATAGCGGTATTGGTGATCTTACTTGCCGCATACTATTTTATCACGAGCCAGGCGGCTGCCAGCCCTGCAATAGCCCTGCTTGAAACCGGCAGGCCAGTGCAATTCTCAAGCGTCGCAAATGCGATCAACGCATCCATCAGCTCCCAGGCAAGGCTGAACGTAACCTATTCCGGGCAGGCTGCAATAAAGCTAAACTCAAAACTTGGATCCCTTAACTTTACCTCTCCGGTATCCCTGGAATTCTTGAAATACTATAATTACTCGCTTACCAACCTAACCATCAGGAACGTAGCGCTTGTGGGCAACATAAGCACAGTGGTGCTTAAAACCCCTAACGCAAGCTATTCGTGCTCGAAACTTTCAATAGGCCTGCCGGCAAATTCCTTGCAACAGGCTTCTATTGGATCGCCCTGCCAAAGGATAACAAACAGCGGCGCATCATCAAGCCAGGGATTCGGTCTTTTTTCCGGCCTTGCAGGCAACATGACGATAAAGGGCATAGGCCAGCGCGAATACAACGGTATCGGTTGCTACCTTGCGGCAGGCAGCGGCAATGTCACGGCGGCGGGATTCGGCAGCGTCGCTTCCGGAATAGAAAGCCTGCTGCCTTCAACCGGAGGAAACTTGACGTACAACGCATCGCTCTGCCTTTCGAACAAGTATTCGGTGCCGCTGTTCTTCAAAATAGTCTATGGCACTTCAGGGGAAACCCTGGAACTTTCGCTGAACGAGACTGGCATAAACCAGGACGTTAACCAGACAGTATTTCAGGACTTGCTAAAAAACTGAAACGGTAGCAAAGCCGGGCTCGCATCCTGTTATTCAA
Above is a window of Candidatus Micrarchaeum acidiphilum ARMAN-2 DNA encoding:
- a CDS encoding major facilitator superfamily MFS_1; the encoded protein is MLCMAKSEKAFICAMANYLGEILDKRLRSLVFTAFGHFSNDSMFLVYPLLITYYALVPGVSIVLLGYLAVVYELIYGLLSFPIGRIADRMHDEGALIALGIFLLGLAMAAFAASFAFRAYMIGLILVGVLLLGSGTAFYHPMGASVLRKFYKSRAPTVMGVNGSFGSLGRSVMPIIIVLLVGYLGEAGALSIVAAELFISSLIIYVGLGFVNRKAAAVKEYVAKKAAATKHNIKRSNGYLMSLLPLLSIIFVKAMFMASTTTFVPEYLLTGLHSELEVGGLLTFSFVFAIAGQLVFGYFTTRFGGRKVIAATTTLSSIAFFFFLYGGDNVLIIGAAYAIFVFVTFNGFSVTLGYVGQAVPEEYINRANSFIWGFGQILGSAAGVLLFTLLLNFIKIDLAMWIMLAVAVAAVVMLPLLLVGNRGRKNL
- a CDS encoding tyrosyl-tRNA synthetase — encoded protein: MDVEKALGLIKRSPTEEILTEDRLAEALNSGQHLRHYIGFEISGFVHLGTGPLSMGKIADLQEAGIKTSVFLADYHTWINKKLGGDMDTIKRIANNYFKESLKVSIRSAGGDPEKTEFILGSELYEKLGRDYFENVLKVSSTMSLSRARRSTTVLGRKEGDDISLSQLIYVPMQAADIYSMKVNIAHAGMDQRKAHVVALESSGAFSYKPIALHQHLLMGMHITEQQRQEVIAARGAGDREKAISTLIDIKMSKSKPQSAIFIHDTEDEIRKKIGEAYCPAAQLEINPLIDMVRYIIWPFLSRTGNSIEIENKKSGSSASFEGIAQFEEAFASGKVHPADLKTAVAEYLISMLEPARKYFSEGQGRKFLEEMNDVKITR
- a CDS encoding Mandelate racemase/muconate lactonizing protein; the protein is MIEKTLKIPLKMALNGIKIDYAQVYALKIPLTEPFNVANFNQVEYRAVVVELHSKDYVGYGEGATSPDVTGETILSEFENTKFILSALAGKNYESIEDLVTRMNGILYSNTTAKTAIDMAVHDIYCKDLGIHITKLVGGAIKPMLTSYTISIESLKDSLREVLEFQKLGVKLIKVKVGTDINSDIEKVKLISENLKGEKFFVDANQGYSISDAVKMGKVLEETNALFFEQPLGRENLTALKELRKKISVPIMLDESIGSPNSVINAILTEAADLINIKLVKAGGIRNAFKALSVAQAYGIDTMVGCMVESKLGVSAALAVASSLSNVKYSDLDGNITIKRQPFEKGFTFEKGANTAMAGYGMAVDKEMKNWK